A section of the Pseudomonas flavescens genome encodes:
- a CDS encoding sensor domain-containing protein, with the protein MLPTHPNADVMYRLLVQSVVDYAIYMLSPEGVVTNWNAGAQRAKGYLAAEIVGQHFSVFYGEAERAAGVPERGLQQARDTGRFEAQGWRLRKDGTSFWAHVVIDAVHDDDGQLIGFAKITRDCTEQRQLQIEQREQERRFRLLVQGVTDYAIYMLDPQGHVENWNAGAERAKGYKAEEIVGQHFSVFYTPEDREAGLPAKGLETARSEGRFEAEGVRLRKDGSPFWTSVVIDAIYDDDRQLIGFAKITRDITERRQNELELLKAKELAESYSEEMASLSRFLDSVISNIPASVIVQDSTSREILLANPRAEKLFGCSTSEMLGRRAEQCLAPAIVDYIAEQTEQCIRSGAPHLSEDCLDTQLGPRMLRTRVLQSSGVEQQSSYLLMIAEDVTDELAAHAQIHHMAHHDALTGLPNRTLFGERLDEALREGEEKQRLTAVLCLDLDNFKNINDALGHAFGDRLLRSLGQRLKGVLRERDTLARLGGDEFAVVLNGLESAEDAQRTAKRLIAAVAPVFLIDGHSFSVGVSIGVALSPDDHQQADQLMRYADLALYEAKRNGRNRYECFHPELDVAARRRRTMEMDLRTALHLGQLQLYYQPIVDNGSNLISGYEALMRWQHPSNGLVMPMDFIPIAEETGLIHDVGARALNLACQEAASWSGKQTVAVNLSPVQFKNADLVKVVGLALADSGLEPERLELEITESVLLENSEGNIDTLKALKALGVNIALDDFGTGYSSLGYLRSFSFDRIKIDKSFVQDMGESRESLSIVRAITGMSGSLLIKTTAEGVETDAQFEQLKAEGCSHFQGYLFGRPQPASERIEVLE; encoded by the coding sequence GCCTGTTGGTGCAGAGCGTGGTGGACTACGCCATCTACATGCTCAGTCCCGAAGGCGTGGTAACCAACTGGAATGCTGGCGCCCAGCGCGCCAAGGGTTACCTGGCGGCGGAGATCGTCGGCCAGCATTTCTCGGTGTTCTACGGCGAGGCGGAGCGCGCCGCTGGCGTGCCCGAACGTGGCCTGCAGCAGGCTCGCGACACCGGGCGTTTCGAGGCCCAGGGCTGGCGCCTGCGCAAGGACGGTACGTCGTTCTGGGCCCATGTGGTGATCGATGCCGTACACGATGACGATGGCCAACTGATCGGCTTCGCCAAGATCACCCGTGACTGCACCGAGCAGCGTCAGTTACAGATCGAGCAGCGCGAGCAGGAGCGGCGTTTTCGCCTGCTGGTACAGGGCGTCACCGACTACGCCATCTACATGCTCGATCCCCAGGGCCATGTGGAAAACTGGAACGCCGGCGCCGAGCGTGCCAAGGGCTACAAGGCCGAAGAGATCGTCGGTCAGCACTTTTCGGTGTTCTATACCCCCGAGGACCGTGAGGCCGGCCTGCCCGCCAAGGGCCTGGAAACCGCTCGTAGCGAAGGGCGCTTCGAAGCCGAGGGCGTGCGCCTGCGCAAGGACGGTTCGCCGTTCTGGACCAGCGTGGTGATCGACGCCATCTACGATGACGACCGCCAACTGATCGGTTTCGCCAAGATCACCCGTGACATCACCGAGCGCCGCCAGAACGAACTGGAGCTGCTCAAGGCCAAGGAGCTGGCGGAGAGCTACAGCGAAGAGATGGCCTCGCTGTCCCGCTTCCTCGACTCGGTAATCTCCAACATTCCGGCCAGCGTCATCGTGCAGGACTCCACCAGCCGAGAAATCCTGCTGGCCAACCCGCGGGCGGAAAAGCTGTTCGGCTGCAGCACCAGCGAGATGCTCGGGCGCCGTGCGGAGCAGTGCCTGGCGCCGGCGATCGTCGATTACATCGCCGAGCAGACCGAGCAGTGCATCCGCAGTGGGGCCCCGCATCTTTCCGAGGATTGCCTGGACACCCAGCTGGGCCCGCGCATGCTGCGTACCCGTGTGCTGCAGAGCAGTGGCGTCGAGCAACAGAGCAGCTACCTGCTGATGATCGCCGAGGATGTCACCGACGAGCTCGCCGCCCACGCACAGATCCACCACATGGCCCACCACGACGCGCTGACCGGGCTGCCCAACCGCACGCTGTTCGGTGAGCGCCTCGACGAGGCGCTGCGTGAGGGGGAGGAAAAACAGCGACTGACCGCGGTGCTCTGCCTGGACCTGGACAACTTCAAGAACATCAACGACGCCCTCGGCCATGCCTTCGGTGACCGCCTGCTGCGCTCTCTGGGCCAACGCCTCAAGGGTGTGCTGCGCGAGCGCGACACCCTGGCACGGCTGGGGGGTGACGAATTCGCGGTGGTGCTCAACGGCCTGGAGAGCGCCGAGGATGCCCAGCGCACCGCCAAACGGCTGATCGCCGCCGTGGCGCCCGTGTTCCTGATCGACGGCCACAGCTTCTCGGTCGGAGTGAGCATCGGCGTCGCCCTTTCGCCGGACGATCACCAGCAGGCCGATCAACTGATGCGCTACGCCGACCTGGCGCTCTACGAAGCCAAGCGTAACGGGCGCAACCGCTACGAATGCTTCCACCCGGAGCTCGATGTTGCCGCGCGGCGCCGTCGTACCATGGAGATGGACCTGCGCACGGCCCTGCACCTCGGGCAGTTGCAGCTTTACTACCAGCCCATCGTCGATAACGGCAGCAACCTGATATCCGGCTACGAAGCGTTGATGCGCTGGCAGCACCCGAGTAACGGTCTGGTCATGCCGATGGACTTCATCCCCATCGCCGAGGAAACCGGGCTGATCCACGATGTAGGCGCCCGCGCGCTCAACCTCGCCTGCCAGGAGGCGGCGAGCTGGTCAGGCAAGCAGACGGTGGCGGTCAATCTGTCGCCCGTGCAGTTCAAGAACGCCGATCTGGTCAAGGTCGTCGGTCTGGCCCTGGCCGACTCGGGGCTGGAGCCCGAGCGCCTGGAACTGGAGATCACCGAGTCGGTATTGCTGGAGAACAGCGAAGGCAACATCGACACCCTCAAGGCGCTCAAGGCACTTGGCGTGAACATTGCGCTCGACGACTTCGGTACCGGCTATTCTTCATTGGGCTACCTGCGATCCTTCTCCTTCGACCGGATCAAGATCGACAAGTCCTTCGTTCAGGACATGGGTGAGAGCCGCGAGTCGCTGTCCATCGTGCGGGCCATCACCGGCATGAGTGGCAGCCTGCTGATCAAGACGACCGCCGAGGGCGTGGAAACCGATGCACAGTTCGAGCAGTTGAAAGCGGAGGGCTGCTCGCACTTCCAGGGGTACCTGTTCGGCCGTCCGCAGCCGGCCAGCGAGCGCATCGAGGTGCTGGAATAG